Proteins from a genomic interval of Neovison vison isolate M4711 chromosome 4, ASM_NN_V1, whole genome shotgun sequence:
- the RBM48 gene encoding RNA-binding protein 48 isoform X2 has protein sequence MVYTINLESQYLLIQGVPAVGAMKELVERFALYGAIEQYNPLDEYPAEDFTEVYLIKFMNLQSARTAKRKMDEQSFFGGLLHVCYAPEFETVEETRKKLQERKAYISRTTKNKDHYMTKKKLVTELKDKKDFRQDFHSRTSGPCAATLNTSTGNSDLCLPYSCELPLCYFSSKCACSSGEHMGWASDSSRGGRNCAGTVEHCMHNDSSQKIQMKPFKNSLACPGAQKATTSSEAVDRFMPRTTQLQERKRRREDDRKVGTFLGTSTSSNEVMIGPLLPHIPKVDMHDDSLNTTANLIRNKLQEVISSVPKPPEDKLEDVCTSRSLKQRRRI, from the exons ATG gtatATACAATCAATTTGGAATCTCAGTACTTGTTAATACAAGGAGTTCCTGCAGTGGGAGCAATGAAGGAATTAGTTGAGCGATTTGCTCTATATGGTGCAATTGAACAGTATAATCCTCTAGATGAATACCCAGCGGAAGACTTTACAGAAGTTTATCTTATTAAATTTATGAACTTACAAAGTGCAAG GACAGCCAAGAGAAAAATGGATGAACAGAGTTTCTTTGGTGGATTGCTTCATGTGTGCTATGCTCCAGAATTTGAAACAGttgaagaaactagaaaaaaattacaggagAGAAAGGCTTATATATCAAGAACTACTAAAAATAAAG ATCATTACATGACGAAGAAGAAACTGGTTACAGAGCTTAAAGACAAAAAAGATTTTAGACAGGACTTCCATTCAAGGACATCTGGACCTTGTGCAGCCACACTGAACACTTCTACTGGCAACTCCGATCTTTGTCTTCCTTATTCTTGTGAATTGcctttatgttatttttcctcaaaatgtgCGTGTTCGTCAGGGGAACATATGGGCTGGGCATCGGACTCCTCTCGGGGTGGTAGAAACTGTGCTGGAACAGTGGAGCATTGTATGCACAATGACTCTTCACAGAAGATACAaatgaaaccttttaaaaattcgTTGGCCTGCCCTGGTGCACAGAAGGCTACTACTTCTTCAGAGGCAGTTGACAGATTTATGCCTAGGACAACACAGCTGCAGGAGcggaaaagaagaagagaagatgaTCGTAAAGTTGGAACTTTTCTCGGAACAAGCACGAGTAGTAATGAGGTTATGATTGGGCCTCTGTTACCTCACATACCTAAAGTGGACATGCATGACGACTCGTTGAATACAACAGCGAATTTAATTCGGAATAAACTTCAAGAG gtcATTTCATCTGTGCCCAAACCTCCAGAAGACAAGCTGGAAGATGTGTGTACAAGTCGTTCATTAAAGCAAAGAAGAAGAATATAG
- the RBM48 gene encoding RNA-binding protein 48 isoform X1, translating to MASSGSELGGVFDHHVQRAVCDTRAKYREGRRPRAVRVYTINLESQYLLIQGVPAVGAMKELVERFALYGAIEQYNPLDEYPAEDFTEVYLIKFMNLQSARTAKRKMDEQSFFGGLLHVCYAPEFETVEETRKKLQERKAYISRTTKNKDHYMTKKKLVTELKDKKDFRQDFHSRTSGPCAATLNTSTGNSDLCLPYSCELPLCYFSSKCACSSGEHMGWASDSSRGGRNCAGTVEHCMHNDSSQKIQMKPFKNSLACPGAQKATTSSEAVDRFMPRTTQLQERKRRREDDRKVGTFLGTSTSSNEVMIGPLLPHIPKVDMHDDSLNTTANLIRNKLQEVISSVPKPPEDKLEDVCTSRSLKQRRRI from the exons ATGGCGTCGAGTGGCAGCGAACTTGGAGGTGTATTTGATCACCACGTTCAGAGGGCTGTATGCGACACGCGGGCCAAGTATCGGGAGGGGCGGCGGCCTCGTGCTGTCAGG gtatATACAATCAATTTGGAATCTCAGTACTTGTTAATACAAGGAGTTCCTGCAGTGGGAGCAATGAAGGAATTAGTTGAGCGATTTGCTCTATATGGTGCAATTGAACAGTATAATCCTCTAGATGAATACCCAGCGGAAGACTTTACAGAAGTTTATCTTATTAAATTTATGAACTTACAAAGTGCAAG GACAGCCAAGAGAAAAATGGATGAACAGAGTTTCTTTGGTGGATTGCTTCATGTGTGCTATGCTCCAGAATTTGAAACAGttgaagaaactagaaaaaaattacaggagAGAAAGGCTTATATATCAAGAACTACTAAAAATAAAG ATCATTACATGACGAAGAAGAAACTGGTTACAGAGCTTAAAGACAAAAAAGATTTTAGACAGGACTTCCATTCAAGGACATCTGGACCTTGTGCAGCCACACTGAACACTTCTACTGGCAACTCCGATCTTTGTCTTCCTTATTCTTGTGAATTGcctttatgttatttttcctcaaaatgtgCGTGTTCGTCAGGGGAACATATGGGCTGGGCATCGGACTCCTCTCGGGGTGGTAGAAACTGTGCTGGAACAGTGGAGCATTGTATGCACAATGACTCTTCACAGAAGATACAaatgaaaccttttaaaaattcgTTGGCCTGCCCTGGTGCACAGAAGGCTACTACTTCTTCAGAGGCAGTTGACAGATTTATGCCTAGGACAACACAGCTGCAGGAGcggaaaagaagaagagaagatgaTCGTAAAGTTGGAACTTTTCTCGGAACAAGCACGAGTAGTAATGAGGTTATGATTGGGCCTCTGTTACCTCACATACCTAAAGTGGACATGCATGACGACTCGTTGAATACAACAGCGAATTTAATTCGGAATAAACTTCAAGAG gtcATTTCATCTGTGCCCAAACCTCCAGAAGACAAGCTGGAAGATGTGTGTACAAGTCGTTCATTAAAGCAAAGAAGAAGAATATAG
- the RBM48 gene encoding RNA-binding protein 48 isoform X4, whose product MASSGSELGGVFDHHVQRAVCDTRAKYREGRRPRAVRVYTINLESQYLLIQGVPAVGAMKELVERFALYGAIEQYNPLDEYPAEDFTEVYLIKFMNLQSARTAKRKMDEQSFFGGLLHVCYAPEFETVEETRKKLQERKAYISRTTKNKDHYMTKKKLVTELKDKKDFRQDFHSRTSGPCAATLNTSTGNSDLCLPYSCELPLCYFSSKCACSSGEHMGWASDSSRGGRNCAGTVEHCMHNDSSQKIQMKPFKNSLACPGAQKATTSSEAVDRFMPRTTQLQERKRRREDDRKVGTFLGTSTSSNEVMIGPLLPHIPKVDMHDDSLNTTANLIRNKLQEVFHLCPNLQKTSWKMCVQVVH is encoded by the exons ATGGCGTCGAGTGGCAGCGAACTTGGAGGTGTATTTGATCACCACGTTCAGAGGGCTGTATGCGACACGCGGGCCAAGTATCGGGAGGGGCGGCGGCCTCGTGCTGTCAGG gtatATACAATCAATTTGGAATCTCAGTACTTGTTAATACAAGGAGTTCCTGCAGTGGGAGCAATGAAGGAATTAGTTGAGCGATTTGCTCTATATGGTGCAATTGAACAGTATAATCCTCTAGATGAATACCCAGCGGAAGACTTTACAGAAGTTTATCTTATTAAATTTATGAACTTACAAAGTGCAAG GACAGCCAAGAGAAAAATGGATGAACAGAGTTTCTTTGGTGGATTGCTTCATGTGTGCTATGCTCCAGAATTTGAAACAGttgaagaaactagaaaaaaattacaggagAGAAAGGCTTATATATCAAGAACTACTAAAAATAAAG ATCATTACATGACGAAGAAGAAACTGGTTACAGAGCTTAAAGACAAAAAAGATTTTAGACAGGACTTCCATTCAAGGACATCTGGACCTTGTGCAGCCACACTGAACACTTCTACTGGCAACTCCGATCTTTGTCTTCCTTATTCTTGTGAATTGcctttatgttatttttcctcaaaatgtgCGTGTTCGTCAGGGGAACATATGGGCTGGGCATCGGACTCCTCTCGGGGTGGTAGAAACTGTGCTGGAACAGTGGAGCATTGTATGCACAATGACTCTTCACAGAAGATACAaatgaaaccttttaaaaattcgTTGGCCTGCCCTGGTGCACAGAAGGCTACTACTTCTTCAGAGGCAGTTGACAGATTTATGCCTAGGACAACACAGCTGCAGGAGcggaaaagaagaagagaagatgaTCGTAAAGTTGGAACTTTTCTCGGAACAAGCACGAGTAGTAATGAGGTTATGATTGGGCCTCTGTTACCTCACATACCTAAAGTGGACATGCATGACGACTCGTTGAATACAACAGCGAATTTAATTCGGAATAAACTTCAAGAGGT ATTTCATCTGTGCCCAAACCTCCAGAAGACAAGCTGGAAGATGTGTGTACAAGTCGTTCATTAA
- the RBM48 gene encoding RNA-binding protein 48 isoform X3: MDEQSFFGGLLHVCYAPEFETVEETRKKLQERKAYISRTTKNKDHYMTKKKLVTELKDKKDFRQDFHSRTSGPCAATLNTSTGNSDLCLPYSCELPLCYFSSKCACSSGEHMGWASDSSRGGRNCAGTVEHCMHNDSSQKIQMKPFKNSLACPGAQKATTSSEAVDRFMPRTTQLQERKRRREDDRKVGTFLGTSTSSNEVMIGPLLPHIPKVDMHDDSLNTTANLIRNKLQEVISSVPKPPEDKLEDVCTSRSLKQRRRI; encoded by the exons ATGGATGAACAGAGTTTCTTTGGTGGATTGCTTCATGTGTGCTATGCTCCAGAATTTGAAACAGttgaagaaactagaaaaaaattacaggagAGAAAGGCTTATATATCAAGAACTACTAAAAATAAAG ATCATTACATGACGAAGAAGAAACTGGTTACAGAGCTTAAAGACAAAAAAGATTTTAGACAGGACTTCCATTCAAGGACATCTGGACCTTGTGCAGCCACACTGAACACTTCTACTGGCAACTCCGATCTTTGTCTTCCTTATTCTTGTGAATTGcctttatgttatttttcctcaaaatgtgCGTGTTCGTCAGGGGAACATATGGGCTGGGCATCGGACTCCTCTCGGGGTGGTAGAAACTGTGCTGGAACAGTGGAGCATTGTATGCACAATGACTCTTCACAGAAGATACAaatgaaaccttttaaaaattcgTTGGCCTGCCCTGGTGCACAGAAGGCTACTACTTCTTCAGAGGCAGTTGACAGATTTATGCCTAGGACAACACAGCTGCAGGAGcggaaaagaagaagagaagatgaTCGTAAAGTTGGAACTTTTCTCGGAACAAGCACGAGTAGTAATGAGGTTATGATTGGGCCTCTGTTACCTCACATACCTAAAGTGGACATGCATGACGACTCGTTGAATACAACAGCGAATTTAATTCGGAATAAACTTCAAGAG gtcATTTCATCTGTGCCCAAACCTCCAGAAGACAAGCTGGAAGATGTGTGTACAAGTCGTTCATTAAAGCAAAGAAGAAGAATATAG